Proteins encoded by one window of Blautia luti:
- a CDS encoding fructose-1,6-bisphosphatase, producing the protein MRKEELRYLQRLAEIYPTIGKASTEIINLQSILNLPKGTEHFMSDLHGEYQAFSHVLRNGSGAVRKKIDDVFGHTLGNNDKRSLATLVYYPREKMDLVKETEEDMENWYKITLYRLIEICKTTASKYTRSKVRKALPADYAYVIEELITEKAEVLDKEAYYDSIVNTIIQIGGAENFIIALAELIQRLVVDHLHILGDIYDRGPAPHFIMDRLMEYHSLDIQWGNHDVVWMGAAAGQKACIATVLRNSIRYGNLDILEDGYGINLLPLATFAMEAYKDDPCEIFAMKGASNYNNLEAELGKKMHKAIAIIQFKLEGKLVKKHKEFQMEDRALLHRIDPEKGTITLPDGKVYPLRDNSFPTVDWKHPYELTDGEKEVMGKLSSAFRNCEKLQNHIRLLLDMGGLYKVYNGNLLFHGSIPLNEDGTFREVQIYGKSYKGKALYDALEAYVRRAFYAVGKEEQKKGKDIMWYIWAAPDSPLFGKSKMSTFERYYIEDPATHVEKKNAYYRLWENEEVVDNMLREFGLDPAEGHIINGHVPVHQSEGESPVKCNGKVIVIDGGFCKAYRKVTGIAGYTLIYNSYGLTLSAHEPFTSKTDAVAKETDIVSNRVAVRYMARRQLVGDTDTGHALKERIQELMQLLDAYRKGIIKEKK; encoded by the coding sequence ATGAGAAAAGAAGAATTAAGATATTTACAGAGACTTGCAGAGATTTACCCTACAATTGGGAAGGCATCCACGGAGATCATCAATCTCCAGTCCATCCTGAATCTGCCGAAAGGAACCGAGCATTTCATGTCTGATCTCCACGGCGAATATCAAGCATTTTCCCATGTGCTGCGAAACGGTTCCGGGGCAGTCAGAAAGAAGATCGATGATGTATTCGGTCATACTCTTGGAAATAATGACAAGCGTTCTCTTGCGACCTTGGTCTACTATCCAAGGGAGAAAATGGACCTGGTCAAAGAAACAGAGGAGGACATGGAAAATTGGTACAAGATCACCCTGTACCGCCTTATCGAAATCTGCAAAACGACCGCGTCCAAGTACACCAGATCCAAGGTACGCAAGGCACTTCCGGCAGATTATGCCTATGTGATCGAAGAACTGATCACAGAGAAAGCAGAGGTTCTGGACAAAGAAGCCTACTATGATTCTATTGTAAATACGATCATTCAGATCGGCGGTGCAGAGAACTTTATCATTGCTCTGGCTGAACTGATCCAGAGGCTGGTAGTGGATCATCTGCATATTCTGGGAGACATTTACGACAGGGGACCTGCACCTCATTTTATTATGGACCGCCTGATGGAATATCATTCCCTGGACATCCAGTGGGGAAATCATGACGTGGTATGGATGGGAGCTGCAGCAGGGCAGAAGGCCTGCATTGCAACAGTTCTACGAAACAGTATCCGTTATGGAAATCTGGATATTCTGGAGGACGGATACGGGATCAATCTGCTGCCTCTGGCTACTTTTGCCATGGAAGCGTATAAGGACGATCCCTGTGAGATCTTTGCCATGAAGGGGGCTTCCAACTATAATAATCTGGAAGCAGAGCTGGGCAAAAAAATGCACAAAGCTATCGCCATCATCCAGTTTAAATTAGAAGGAAAACTGGTAAAAAAACACAAGGAATTTCAGATGGAAGACAGAGCATTGTTGCATCGGATCGATCCGGAAAAAGGAACCATCACCCTGCCGGATGGCAAGGTCTATCCTCTGCGGGATAACAGCTTTCCTACTGTGGACTGGAAGCACCCTTATGAGCTTACAGATGGTGAGAAAGAAGTGATGGGCAAGCTGTCTTCTGCATTCAGAAACTGTGAAAAACTTCAGAATCATATCCGCCTTTTACTTGACATGGGCGGCCTGTATAAGGTATATAATGGGAATCTGCTGTTTCATGGAAGTATTCCGCTGAACGAAGACGGAACCTTCCGGGAAGTACAGATTTATGGAAAGAGTTATAAAGGAAAAGCCCTGTACGATGCACTGGAAGCCTATGTGCGCAGAGCATTTTATGCAGTGGGCAAAGAGGAACAGAAAAAAGGCAAAGATATCATGTGGTATATTTGGGCTGCACCGGATTCTCCGCTGTTCGGCAAGAGCAAGATGAGTACGTTTGAACGATATTATATTGAGGACCCGGCTACACATGTGGAGAAAAAGAATGCTTACTACCGCCTGTGGGAGAATGAAGAAGTAGTGGATAATATGCTGCGGGAATTCGGACTGGATCCTGCAGAAGGACACATTATCAACGGCCATGTTCCGGTTCACCAGAGTGAGGGAGAAAGCCCTGTGAAGTGTAATGGAAAGGTCATTGTCATTGACGGCGGATTCTGTAAAGCATACCGCAAAGTAACAGGAATCGCAGGATATACGCTGATCTATAATTCCTACGGCCTCACTCTGTCTGCACATGAGCCTTTCACATCCAAGACAGATGCAGTGGCAAAAGAGACCGATATCGTATCCAACCGTGTGGCTGTCCGGTATATGGCGAGACGGCAGCTGGTGGGAGATACAGACACTGGTCATGCGCTGAAAGAGAGAATCCAGGAACTGATGCAGCTTCTGGATGCATACCGTAAGGGAATTATCAAAGAAAAGAAATAA
- a CDS encoding helix-turn-helix domain-containing protein — MKFQRIQDLRTDADLSQRELSEILHISQRSYSHYETGSRNIPVEMLIRLANYYEISLDYLVGRTDNKKMAK, encoded by the coding sequence ATGAAATTTCAGCGTATTCAGGATCTGCGCACAGATGCAGATCTGTCCCAGAGAGAATTAAGTGAGATTCTCCACATCAGCCAGCGTTCCTATTCTCATTATGAGACAGGTTCCAGAAACATCCCTGTAGAAATGCTTATCCGTCTGGCCAATTACTATGAGATCAGTCTCGATTATCTGGTAGGCCGTACAGACAACAAAAAAATGGCAAAATGA
- a CDS encoding YifB family Mg chelatase-like AAA ATPase, translating to MQKGDCLFASVLSAAIMGVEVRPVKVEADVSNGLPSFVMVGFPSTQVKEAQDRVRTAFKNNGFNFPPKKITVNLAPADMKKEGSGFDLPVAAAVLSAFEMIPGEVLKGVMMAGEISLSGEIHGISGILPIILCARSLGCRLCVVPRENLAEGRLVSDVHVAGVRNLTELLKCLKNPEPFLKEEVFVPEEGGTAGVDFADIEGQEGARRAAEIAVSGFHNILFIGPPGTGKTMFARRLPTIMPPLTFEEKLELTRIYSIAGLLSEKQPLISQRPFRSPHHTSSPQSMAGGGKNPKPGEITLAHRGVLFLDEMPEFSRRSLELLRQPLEDRVIQISRVSGTYLFPADFMLCAAMNPCPCGYYPDMNRCTCTAGEVAHYMGKISRPLLDRIDICTEVPPVSFQELKKAVPGESSARIRERVRNVQKIQEERYRGENIRFNGQLQSRMIDRYCPVTDSASRLLAMAFDRISFSARSYHRLLKVARTIADMEGEEVIASHHVGEALSYRALEKDSVIK from the coding sequence ATGCAGAAAGGAGACTGTTTGTTTGCAAGTGTTTTATCTGCTGCCATTATGGGGGTAGAAGTACGTCCTGTCAAGGTAGAAGCAGATGTAAGTAACGGCCTGCCTTCTTTTGTCATGGTTGGCTTTCCGTCCACACAGGTAAAGGAAGCACAGGACAGAGTGCGGACTGCTTTCAAAAATAACGGATTTAATTTTCCACCAAAGAAGATCACAGTAAATCTGGCACCGGCAGATATGAAGAAAGAAGGTTCTGGATTTGACCTGCCGGTAGCTGCTGCAGTTCTGTCTGCTTTTGAAATGATCCCCGGGGAGGTGCTGAAGGGGGTGATGATGGCAGGTGAGATCAGCCTCAGCGGAGAAATACATGGAATTTCCGGAATCCTTCCCATAATATTGTGTGCCAGGAGCCTGGGCTGCCGGTTATGTGTGGTTCCCAGGGAAAACCTGGCAGAGGGAAGACTGGTAAGTGACGTCCACGTAGCAGGGGTAAGGAATCTTACAGAATTGCTGAAATGTCTGAAGAACCCGGAACCCTTTCTGAAAGAGGAGGTCTTTGTACCGGAAGAAGGGGGGACAGCAGGGGTGGATTTCGCAGATATTGAGGGACAGGAGGGAGCCAGGCGGGCTGCAGAGATCGCAGTCAGCGGATTTCACAATATTCTGTTTATAGGACCGCCGGGGACGGGGAAAACCATGTTTGCCAGAAGGCTTCCCACGATCATGCCGCCTCTGACTTTCGAGGAGAAGCTGGAGCTGACCAGGATCTACAGCATTGCAGGTCTTCTGTCAGAAAAACAGCCCCTGATCAGCCAGAGACCTTTTCGAAGTCCTCATCATACCAGCTCACCACAGTCCATGGCAGGCGGGGGCAAAAATCCCAAACCAGGAGAGATCACTCTGGCGCACAGAGGCGTGCTTTTTCTGGATGAAATGCCGGAATTTTCCAGAAGAAGCCTGGAACTTCTGCGCCAGCCCCTGGAAGACCGGGTGATCCAGATCTCAAGGGTGAGCGGAACCTATCTGTTTCCGGCAGATTTCATGCTGTGCGCAGCCATGAACCCATGTCCCTGCGGCTACTATCCTGATATGAACCGATGTACCTGTACAGCAGGGGAAGTGGCTCATTATATGGGAAAGATCAGCCGGCCGTTGCTGGATCGTATTGATATCTGCACGGAGGTTCCGCCTGTGTCTTTTCAGGAACTTAAGAAGGCTGTTCCGGGAGAGAGTTCCGCCCGGATCAGGGAAAGGGTACGGAATGTGCAGAAGATCCAGGAGGAACGTTACAGGGGAGAAAATATCCGGTTTAACGGACAGCTTCAGAGCAGGATGATCGACAGATACTGCCCTGTGACAGACAGTGCATCCAGGCTGCTGGCAATGGCTTTTGACAGGATTTCATTCAGTGCCAGATCCTATCACAGGCTTCTGAAAGTGGCACGTACCATCGCCGATATGGAAGGGGAAGAAGTGATCGCCAGCCATCATGTAGGAGAGGCTTTGTCCTATCGTGCACTGGAAAAAGATTCTGTCATAAAATAA
- the dprA gene encoding DNA-processing protein DprA has protein sequence MEGNSTQMIRCIKKTDKEYPQKLLQYSSMPAALYVKGQLPSQERPSVAVIGARMCSPYGRIQAFRYAKFLSAAGVQIISGMALGIDSEGHKGALEGKMPTFAVLGSGVDVCYPRSNRKLYERILWESGGILSECPPGSPPMQWCFPARNRIISALSDAVLIVEAKENSGSLITAGFALEQGKMVFAIPGAVTDALSTGCHKLIYDGAGIAYTPEIILEELGISPKGDRKTPEKNNLGLASDLNMVYSCLDLRPKNPDHIVRKTGFSPARVSNCLVELMLRGLIRETGRHYYVRTDID, from the coding sequence ATGGAAGGAAACAGTACACAGATGATCCGCTGTATAAAGAAAACAGATAAGGAGTACCCACAGAAGCTCTTGCAGTATTCTTCCATGCCTGCAGCTTTGTATGTGAAGGGGCAGCTTCCCTCTCAGGAACGTCCGTCTGTGGCAGTCATTGGTGCCAGAATGTGCAGTCCTTACGGAAGGATCCAGGCTTTTCGCTATGCGAAGTTTCTAAGTGCTGCGGGAGTACAGATCATCAGCGGGATGGCGCTAGGGATCGATTCAGAAGGACATAAAGGAGCCCTGGAAGGGAAGATGCCTACATTTGCAGTACTTGGAAGTGGCGTGGATGTATGTTATCCCAGATCCAACAGGAAACTGTATGAGAGGATCCTGTGGGAGAGCGGAGGGATACTCAGTGAATGTCCGCCGGGAAGCCCGCCCATGCAGTGGTGCTTTCCGGCCAGGAACCGGATCATCAGCGCGCTGTCCGATGCTGTTCTGATAGTGGAGGCGAAAGAGAACAGCGGATCCCTGATCACAGCAGGCTTTGCGCTGGAACAGGGGAAGATGGTTTTCGCCATTCCGGGGGCTGTTACGGACGCATTGAGCACAGGCTGCCATAAGCTGATCTACGATGGAGCAGGGATCGCCTACACTCCGGAAATCATCCTGGAAGAACTTGGGATATCCCCAAAAGGCGACAGAAAAACACCGGAAAAAAATAACTTAGGACTTGCAAGTGATTTGAATATGGTGTATAGTTGTCTCGATTTACGACCCAAAAACCCTGATCATATTGTGAGAAAAACAGGTTTTTCTCCGGCCAGGGTGAGCAATTGTCTGGTGGAACTGATGCTGAGGGGGCTGATCAGGGAAACAGGCAGACATTATTATGTAAGAACAGATATCGATTAA
- the topA gene encoding type I DNA topoisomerase, with product MAKYLVIVESPAKVKTIKKFLGSNYDVEASNGHVRDFPKSQFGIDVEHDFEPKYITIRGKGELLAKLRKSAKKADKIYLATDPDREGEAISWHLMQALKEDPKKMHRITFNEITKTAVKASIKQARDLDMDLVDAQQARRMLDRMVGYTISPLLWAKVKRGLSAGRVQSVALRIICDREDEINAFIPEEYWSLEGEFQVKGEKKPLQAKFYGTDKKMSIHNKEEMDALLASLKDKEYEITEVKKGERIKNAPLPFTTSTLQQEAAKTLNFSTQKTMRLAQQLYEGIDIKGSGTVGVISYLRTDSTRISEEADSAAREYITAQYGENYVSRTEKTVKKGQKIQDAHEAIRPTDITRTPAALKESLSRDQFRLYQLIWKRFAASRMAPARYETTSVKIGADEYVFTVSASKIAFDGFMSVYTDEEDQKKGNVLNQSLEKGMKLSLKELKPEQHFTQPPAHYTEASLVKTMEELGIGRPSTYAPTITTIISRRYVAKEQKNLYVTELGEVVNNIMKQAFPSIVDVNFTATMEGLLDCVAAGTVKWKTVVSNFYPDLKKDVDAAEEELEKVDIQDEVTDVICDNCGRNMVIKYGPHGRFLACPGFPECRNTKPYFEKIGVPCPKCGKELVLKKTKKGRKYYGCEDNPECDFMSWQKPSVKKCPKCGSYMVEKGNKLACSQETCGYVESKPSEEK from the coding sequence ATGGCAAAATATCTGGTGATAGTGGAATCACCTGCAAAAGTAAAAACAATCAAGAAATTTCTTGGGTCCAATTACGATGTGGAAGCATCCAACGGACATGTTCGGGATTTTCCGAAAAGTCAGTTTGGAATAGATGTAGAACATGATTTTGAACCGAAATATATTACGATCCGCGGAAAGGGTGAACTTCTGGCCAAACTTCGCAAGTCAGCCAAGAAAGCAGACAAGATCTATCTGGCAACTGACCCCGACCGTGAGGGAGAAGCAATTTCCTGGCATCTGATGCAGGCACTGAAGGAAGACCCGAAGAAAATGCACAGGATTACTTTCAATGAGATCACCAAGACTGCAGTAAAAGCGTCCATCAAACAGGCAAGAGATCTGGATATGGATCTGGTAGATGCACAGCAGGCCAGACGAATGCTGGACCGTATGGTAGGTTATACCATCAGCCCACTGTTATGGGCGAAGGTAAAAAGAGGCTTAAGTGCAGGACGTGTGCAGTCAGTAGCGCTGCGTATCATCTGTGACAGAGAGGATGAGATCAATGCATTTATCCCGGAAGAATACTGGAGCCTGGAGGGAGAATTCCAGGTAAAAGGTGAGAAGAAGCCTCTGCAGGCGAAATTCTACGGTACAGATAAGAAGATGAGTATCCATAATAAAGAGGAGATGGATGCACTTCTTGCCTCTCTTAAGGATAAAGAATATGAGATCACAGAAGTGAAAAAGGGCGAGAGGATCAAAAATGCACCTCTTCCGTTTACAACAAGTACTCTGCAGCAGGAAGCTGCGAAGACGCTGAATTTTTCTACACAGAAAACCATGCGTCTGGCACAGCAGCTTTATGAAGGAATTGATATCAAGGGAAGCGGCACTGTAGGTGTGATCTCCTATCTGCGTACAGATTCCACCCGTATTTCAGAGGAAGCAGATTCCGCTGCAAGAGAATACATCACTGCCCAGTACGGAGAGAACTACGTATCCAGAACAGAAAAAACAGTAAAAAAAGGTCAGAAGATCCAGGATGCCCATGAAGCCATCCGCCCTACGGATATTACCCGCACACCGGCAGCCCTGAAGGAATCACTTTCCAGAGATCAGTTCCGTCTGTATCAGCTGATCTGGAAGCGCTTTGCAGCAAGCCGTATGGCACCTGCCCGATATGAAACAACTTCTGTGAAGATCGGGGCAGATGAGTATGTATTTACAGTATCTGCGTCCAAGATCGCTTTCGATGGATTTATGTCTGTGTATACAGATGAGGAGGATCAGAAGAAGGGAAATGTGCTGAACCAGAGCCTGGAGAAAGGGATGAAGCTGTCTCTGAAAGAATTGAAACCGGAACAGCATTTCACCCAGCCGCCGGCTCATTATACAGAGGCGTCCCTGGTAAAGACCATGGAAGAATTGGGAATTGGACGTCCAAGTACCTATGCGCCGACCATCACCACCATTATCAGCCGTCGTTATGTGGCGAAAGAGCAGAAGAATCTTTATGTCACAGAGCTGGGTGAAGTGGTCAACAATATTATGAAGCAGGCATTTCCGAGTATTGTTGATGTAAACTTTACAGCCACCATGGAAGGTCTTCTGGACTGTGTGGCAGCAGGAACTGTGAAATGGAAAACTGTAGTAAGCAATTTCTATCCGGATCTGAAGAAAGATGTAGATGCAGCAGAGGAAGAACTGGAGAAAGTAGATATCCAGGACGAAGTGACAGATGTGATCTGTGACAATTGCGGCAGAAACATGGTGATCAAATATGGTCCTCACGGACGTTTTCTGGCATGCCCGGGATTCCCGGAATGCAGAAATACCAAGCCATATTTCGAGAAGATCGGTGTGCCTTGTCCGAAATGCGGCAAGGAACTGGTACTGAAAAAGACCAAAAAAGGACGTAAATATTACGGATGCGAGGATAATCCGGAATGTGATTTTATGTCCTGGCAGAAACCATCTGTGAAGAAATGCCCGAAATGTGGAAGCTACATGGTGGAAAAGGGGAATAAACTGGCATGCAGCCAGGAAACCTGTGGATATGTAGAGTCGAAACCATCGGAAGAGAAATAA